A single genomic interval of Apis cerana isolate GH-2021 linkage group LG2, AcerK_1.0, whole genome shotgun sequence harbors:
- the LOC107999599 gene encoding FERM domain-containing protein 5 isoform X4 — protein sequence MLKFGSKSDVTVVHRATIRLLDDAEIIHCDFQPQHKGRYILEYVCKQLNILETDYFGLRYVDHCRQRHWLDLAKTAIKQVKDMDPILFSFRVKFYPPDPLRLKEEITRYQVYQQLKRDLLHGRLYCSPGEAALLAACIVQSELGDYDPKLHEGNYISEHKLLLKQTEAIEEKAMKLHQTELKGFTPQQAETHFLRLASQLDTYAVDPHPVKDQKGAQLYLGINHCGILTFQGSRKTHHFRWPEVQKINYEGKMFIVHLTISEKKHTVGFKCPTGSNCRHVWRCAIEQMLFFTLPRASDAPVVSGGSIFSWGTKFKYTGRTEKEVLEETGPLRKEEPPIQRCQTTCLRRKASSVPATPSTPSQDLVEIRYSSLPRSCHSAGLDGAGMSEGSTGVPFSSPYCPDNTLPLLEPVSEDQEIHSRRNNVDENDTHVRATHNTTTTTTTTTTITFNTTTNRTKVRMKCPKNTLNRPQPLYSQKIVIGSEELVGRDIDNVVRQRINTFEKSPKVVRSTALIIKSSKISAESLKAGKEIANETYVFPTPDSGTIITTVIDDGPFDSNTVGKILRRSNEQVSMLVRQENEVECRGIGTMTKTANGYIASETTDVEDVRNEVEATKRRERTVGQHEGVINDYYFRDSFDHSSSESQLLDASGKPHSRSVTPVPKMQKLQNAKEFHQQQQQQLQQTGRRSKSRHKSLRITRLFIPAFMLTITVLFTVIVLVFETDTTLFNNLRKTPEMVALKNQYYVPIKEFLRTKLGLF from the exons CCTCAGCACAAAGGAAGGTATATTCTGGAATATGTATGCAAGCAACTCAATATCTTGGAAACGGATTATTTTGGGCTTCGATATGTGGATCATTGTAGGCAAAGG CATTGGTTAGATCTGGCAAAAACAGCGATTAAGCAAGTAAAAG ACATGGACCCGATTCTGTTTAGTTTTCGCGTGAAATTTTATCCACCGGATCCTCTGAGGCTGAAGGAAGAAATAACTAGGTATCAAGTTTACCAGCAGCTTAAGAGGGACCTTCTTCATGGACGACTATATTGCAGTCCAGGTGAAGCAGCGCTGCTGGCGGCGTGCATCGTGCAAA gcgAATTAGGGGATTATGATCCTAAACTTCACGAAGGAAACTACATTTCCGAGCATAAATTATTGCTTAAACAGACGGAAGCTATTGAAGAAAAGGCTATGAAACTGCATCAAACAGAATTGAAGGGATTCACTCCACAGCAAGCAGAAACTCATTTCCTTAGGTTAGCATCACAGTTGGATACATATGCTGTTGATCCACACCCCGTAAAG GACCAAAAAGGTGCACAACTATATCTTGGTATTAATCATTGTGGAATTCTGACATTCCAAGGATCTCGTAAAACACATCATTTCCGCTGGCCGGAGGTTCAGAAAATCAACTACGAAGGGAAAATGTTTATTGTACATTTAACAATAAGTgag AAAAAGCACACAGTTGGGTTTAAGTGTCCCACGGGATCGAACTGCCGCCACGTTTGGAGATGCGCCATCGAgcaaatgttatttttcac attacCTAGGGCATCGGATGCACCGGTTGTAAGCGGTGGATCCATTTTCTCCTGgggtacaaaatttaaatatactggTAGAACAGAAAAAGAGGTATTAGAAGAAACGGGTCCACTTCGGAAAGAAGAACCACCTATACAGCGATGTCAAACTACGTGTCTTAGAAGAAAAGCTAGTAGTGTGCCAGCAACCCCTAGTACTCCTAGTCAAGATCTTGTTGAAATAA gaTATTCCAGTTTGCCACGTAGCTGTCATAGCGCAGGTTTAGACGGTGCGGGAATGTCAGAAGGTAGTACTGGCGTTCCATTCAGTTCGCCTTACTGTCCAGATAATACTTTGCCACTGCTAGAACCTGTTTCGGAGGACCAAGAAATTCATAGCAGAAGAAACAATG TAGACGAAAATGATACGCATGTGAGAGCCACCCACAAcaccaccactaccaccacTACCACTACCACCATCACTTTCAACACCACCACAAATCGTACGAAAGTTAGAATGAAATGTCCCAAGAACACGCTGAACCGACCTCAACCGTTGTACAGTCAAAAAATAGTGATAGGCTCGGAGGAATTAGTCGGGCGTGACATCGATAACGTCGTCAGGCAACGTATAAATACCTTCGAAAAGAGTCCGAAGGTTGTCAGATCGACCGCCTTGATAATAAAGAGTTCTAAAATATCGGCGGAGTCATTGAAAGCTGGTAAAGAGATCGCGAACGAGACTTACGTATTCCCGACACCCGATTCGGGAACGATTATCACAACAGTGATAGATGACGGTCCGTTCGATTCTAACACCGTCGGTAAGATCTTGCGCAGGTCCAACGAGCAGGTAAGCATGCTCGTTCGTCAGGAGAATGAGGTTGAATGTCGCGGCATCGGAACCATGACGAAAACGGCAAACGGTTACATTGCATCGGAAACAACTGACGTCGAAGACGTTAGAAACGAAGTCGAAGCCACGAAACGACGGGAAAGGACAG tCGGTCAGCATGAAGGTGTAATTAACGACTATTACTTTAGAGATTCTTTTGATCATTCGTCATCGGAAAGTCAGTTATTGGATGCATCTGGAAAACCGCACAGTCGTTCGGTGACGCCTGTACCGAAAATGCAAAAACTTCAAAACGCAAAAGAATTTcatcaacaacaacaacaacaattgcAGCAAACTGGTCGACGTTCAAAATCAAGGCATAAGAGTCTTCGAATCACGAGGCTTTTCATTCCAGCTTTCATGCTCACGATCACAGTTTTGTTCACTGTGATCGTTTTGGTATTTGAAACAGACACAacgctttttaataatttgcgtAAGACGCCAGAAATGGTGGCCTTAAAGAACCAATATTATGTCCCCATCAAGGAGTTCTTGAGGACAAAGCTCGGCCTATTTTGA
- the LOC107999599 gene encoding FERM domain-containing protein 5 isoform X1 translates to MLKFGSKSDVTVVHRATIRLLDDAEIIHCDFQPQHKGRYILEYVCKQLNILETDYFGLRYVDHCRQRHWLDLAKTAIKQVKDMDPILFSFRVKFYPPDPLRLKEEITRYQVYQQLKRDLLHGRLYCSPGEAALLAACIVQSELGDYDPKLHEGNYISEHKLLLKQTEAIEEKAMKLHQTELKGFTPQQAETHFLRLASQLDTYAVDPHPVKDQKGAQLYLGINHCGILTFQGSRKTHHFRWPEVQKINYEGKMFIVHLTISEDVRTKKKHTVGFKCPTGSNCRHVWRCAIEQMLFFTLPRASDAPVVSGGSIFSWGTKFKYTGRTEKEVLEETGPLRKEEPPIQRCQTTCLRRKASSVPATPSTPSQDLVEIRYSSLPRSCHSAGLDGAGMSEGSTGVPFSSPYCPDNTLPLLEPVSEDQEIHSRRNNAVDENDTHVRATHNTTTTTTTTTTITFNTTTNRTKVRMKCPKNTLNRPQPLYSQKIVIGSEELVGRDIDNVVRQRINTFEKSPKVVRSTALIIKSSKISAESLKAGKEIANETYVFPTPDSGTIITTVIDDGPFDSNTVGKILRRSNEQVSMLVRQENEVECRGIGTMTKTANGYIASETTDVEDVRNEVEATKRRERTVGQHEGVINDYYFRDSFDHSSSESQLLDASGKPHSRSVTPVPKMQKLQNAKEFHQQQQQQLQQTGRRSKSRHKSLRITRLFIPAFMLTITVLFTVIVLVFETDTTLFNNLRKTPEMVALKNQYYVPIKEFLRTKLGLF, encoded by the exons CCTCAGCACAAAGGAAGGTATATTCTGGAATATGTATGCAAGCAACTCAATATCTTGGAAACGGATTATTTTGGGCTTCGATATGTGGATCATTGTAGGCAAAGG CATTGGTTAGATCTGGCAAAAACAGCGATTAAGCAAGTAAAAG ACATGGACCCGATTCTGTTTAGTTTTCGCGTGAAATTTTATCCACCGGATCCTCTGAGGCTGAAGGAAGAAATAACTAGGTATCAAGTTTACCAGCAGCTTAAGAGGGACCTTCTTCATGGACGACTATATTGCAGTCCAGGTGAAGCAGCGCTGCTGGCGGCGTGCATCGTGCAAA gcgAATTAGGGGATTATGATCCTAAACTTCACGAAGGAAACTACATTTCCGAGCATAAATTATTGCTTAAACAGACGGAAGCTATTGAAGAAAAGGCTATGAAACTGCATCAAACAGAATTGAAGGGATTCACTCCACAGCAAGCAGAAACTCATTTCCTTAGGTTAGCATCACAGTTGGATACATATGCTGTTGATCCACACCCCGTAAAG GACCAAAAAGGTGCACAACTATATCTTGGTATTAATCATTGTGGAATTCTGACATTCCAAGGATCTCGTAAAACACATCATTTCCGCTGGCCGGAGGTTCAGAAAATCAACTACGAAGGGAAAATGTTTATTGTACATTTAACAATAAGTgag GACGTAAGAACGAAG AAAAAGCACACAGTTGGGTTTAAGTGTCCCACGGGATCGAACTGCCGCCACGTTTGGAGATGCGCCATCGAgcaaatgttatttttcac attacCTAGGGCATCGGATGCACCGGTTGTAAGCGGTGGATCCATTTTCTCCTGgggtacaaaatttaaatatactggTAGAACAGAAAAAGAGGTATTAGAAGAAACGGGTCCACTTCGGAAAGAAGAACCACCTATACAGCGATGTCAAACTACGTGTCTTAGAAGAAAAGCTAGTAGTGTGCCAGCAACCCCTAGTACTCCTAGTCAAGATCTTGTTGAAATAA gaTATTCCAGTTTGCCACGTAGCTGTCATAGCGCAGGTTTAGACGGTGCGGGAATGTCAGAAGGTAGTACTGGCGTTCCATTCAGTTCGCCTTACTGTCCAGATAATACTTTGCCACTGCTAGAACCTGTTTCGGAGGACCAAGAAATTCATAGCAGAAGAAACAATG CAGTAGACGAAAATGATACGCATGTGAGAGCCACCCACAAcaccaccactaccaccacTACCACTACCACCATCACTTTCAACACCACCACAAATCGTACGAAAGTTAGAATGAAATGTCCCAAGAACACGCTGAACCGACCTCAACCGTTGTACAGTCAAAAAATAGTGATAGGCTCGGAGGAATTAGTCGGGCGTGACATCGATAACGTCGTCAGGCAACGTATAAATACCTTCGAAAAGAGTCCGAAGGTTGTCAGATCGACCGCCTTGATAATAAAGAGTTCTAAAATATCGGCGGAGTCATTGAAAGCTGGTAAAGAGATCGCGAACGAGACTTACGTATTCCCGACACCCGATTCGGGAACGATTATCACAACAGTGATAGATGACGGTCCGTTCGATTCTAACACCGTCGGTAAGATCTTGCGCAGGTCCAACGAGCAGGTAAGCATGCTCGTTCGTCAGGAGAATGAGGTTGAATGTCGCGGCATCGGAACCATGACGAAAACGGCAAACGGTTACATTGCATCGGAAACAACTGACGTCGAAGACGTTAGAAACGAAGTCGAAGCCACGAAACGACGGGAAAGGACAG tCGGTCAGCATGAAGGTGTAATTAACGACTATTACTTTAGAGATTCTTTTGATCATTCGTCATCGGAAAGTCAGTTATTGGATGCATCTGGAAAACCGCACAGTCGTTCGGTGACGCCTGTACCGAAAATGCAAAAACTTCAAAACGCAAAAGAATTTcatcaacaacaacaacaacaattgcAGCAAACTGGTCGACGTTCAAAATCAAGGCATAAGAGTCTTCGAATCACGAGGCTTTTCATTCCAGCTTTCATGCTCACGATCACAGTTTTGTTCACTGTGATCGTTTTGGTATTTGAAACAGACACAacgctttttaataatttgcgtAAGACGCCAGAAATGGTGGCCTTAAAGAACCAATATTATGTCCCCATCAAGGAGTTCTTGAGGACAAAGCTCGGCCTATTTTGA
- the LOC107999599 gene encoding FERM domain-containing protein 5 isoform X6 yields MLKFGSKSDVTVVHRATIRLLDDAEIIHCDFQPQHKGRYILEYVCKQLNILETDYFGLRYVDHCRQRHWLDLAKTAIKQVKDMDPILFSFRVKFYPPDPLRLKEEITRYQVYQQLKRDLLHGRLYCSPGEAALLAACIVQSELGDYDPKLHEGNYISEHKLLLKQTEAIEEKAMKLHQTELKGFTPQQAETHFLRLASQLDTYAVDPHPVKDQKGAQLYLGINHCGILTFQGSRKTHHFRWPEVQKINYEGKMFIVHLTISEKKHTVGFKCPTGSNCRHVWRCAIEQMLFFTLPRASDAPVVSGGSIFSWGTKFKYTGRTEKEVLEETGPLRKEEPPIQRCQTTCLRRKASSVPATPSTPSQDLVEIRYSSLPRSCHSAGLDGAGMSEGSTGVPFSSPYCPDNTLPLLEPVSEDQEIHSRRNNVGQHEGVINDYYFRDSFDHSSSESQLLDASGKPHSRSVTPVPKMQKLQNAKEFHQQQQQQLQQTGRRSKSRHKSLRITRLFIPAFMLTITVLFTVIVLVFETDTTLFNNLRKTPEMVALKNQYYVPIKEFLRTKLGLF; encoded by the exons CCTCAGCACAAAGGAAGGTATATTCTGGAATATGTATGCAAGCAACTCAATATCTTGGAAACGGATTATTTTGGGCTTCGATATGTGGATCATTGTAGGCAAAGG CATTGGTTAGATCTGGCAAAAACAGCGATTAAGCAAGTAAAAG ACATGGACCCGATTCTGTTTAGTTTTCGCGTGAAATTTTATCCACCGGATCCTCTGAGGCTGAAGGAAGAAATAACTAGGTATCAAGTTTACCAGCAGCTTAAGAGGGACCTTCTTCATGGACGACTATATTGCAGTCCAGGTGAAGCAGCGCTGCTGGCGGCGTGCATCGTGCAAA gcgAATTAGGGGATTATGATCCTAAACTTCACGAAGGAAACTACATTTCCGAGCATAAATTATTGCTTAAACAGACGGAAGCTATTGAAGAAAAGGCTATGAAACTGCATCAAACAGAATTGAAGGGATTCACTCCACAGCAAGCAGAAACTCATTTCCTTAGGTTAGCATCACAGTTGGATACATATGCTGTTGATCCACACCCCGTAAAG GACCAAAAAGGTGCACAACTATATCTTGGTATTAATCATTGTGGAATTCTGACATTCCAAGGATCTCGTAAAACACATCATTTCCGCTGGCCGGAGGTTCAGAAAATCAACTACGAAGGGAAAATGTTTATTGTACATTTAACAATAAGTgag AAAAAGCACACAGTTGGGTTTAAGTGTCCCACGGGATCGAACTGCCGCCACGTTTGGAGATGCGCCATCGAgcaaatgttatttttcac attacCTAGGGCATCGGATGCACCGGTTGTAAGCGGTGGATCCATTTTCTCCTGgggtacaaaatttaaatatactggTAGAACAGAAAAAGAGGTATTAGAAGAAACGGGTCCACTTCGGAAAGAAGAACCACCTATACAGCGATGTCAAACTACGTGTCTTAGAAGAAAAGCTAGTAGTGTGCCAGCAACCCCTAGTACTCCTAGTCAAGATCTTGTTGAAATAA gaTATTCCAGTTTGCCACGTAGCTGTCATAGCGCAGGTTTAGACGGTGCGGGAATGTCAGAAGGTAGTACTGGCGTTCCATTCAGTTCGCCTTACTGTCCAGATAATACTTTGCCACTGCTAGAACCTGTTTCGGAGGACCAAGAAATTCATAGCAGAAGAAACAATG tCGGTCAGCATGAAGGTGTAATTAACGACTATTACTTTAGAGATTCTTTTGATCATTCGTCATCGGAAAGTCAGTTATTGGATGCATCTGGAAAACCGCACAGTCGTTCGGTGACGCCTGTACCGAAAATGCAAAAACTTCAAAACGCAAAAGAATTTcatcaacaacaacaacaacaattgcAGCAAACTGGTCGACGTTCAAAATCAAGGCATAAGAGTCTTCGAATCACGAGGCTTTTCATTCCAGCTTTCATGCTCACGATCACAGTTTTGTTCACTGTGATCGTTTTGGTATTTGAAACAGACACAacgctttttaataatttgcgtAAGACGCCAGAAATGGTGGCCTTAAAGAACCAATATTATGTCCCCATCAAGGAGTTCTTGAGGACAAAGCTCGGCCTATTTTGA
- the LOC107999599 gene encoding FERM domain-containing protein 5 isoform X3 produces the protein MLKFGSKSDVTVVHRATIRLLDDAEIIHCDFQPQHKGRYILEYVCKQLNILETDYFGLRYVDHCRQRHWLDLAKTAIKQVKDMDPILFSFRVKFYPPDPLRLKEEITRYQVYQQLKRDLLHGRLYCSPGEAALLAACIVQSELGDYDPKLHEGNYISEHKLLLKQTEAIEEKAMKLHQTELKGFTPQQAETHFLRLASQLDTYAVDPHPVKDQKGAQLYLGINHCGILTFQGSRKTHHFRWPEVQKINYEGKMFIVHLTISEKKHTVGFKCPTGSNCRHVWRCAIEQMLFFTLPRASDAPVVSGGSIFSWGTKFKYTGRTEKEVLEETGPLRKEEPPIQRCQTTCLRRKASSVPATPSTPSQDLVEIRYSSLPRSCHSAGLDGAGMSEGSTGVPFSSPYCPDNTLPLLEPVSEDQEIHSRRNNAVDENDTHVRATHNTTTTTTTTTTITFNTTTNRTKVRMKCPKNTLNRPQPLYSQKIVIGSEELVGRDIDNVVRQRINTFEKSPKVVRSTALIIKSSKISAESLKAGKEIANETYVFPTPDSGTIITTVIDDGPFDSNTVGKILRRSNEQVSMLVRQENEVECRGIGTMTKTANGYIASETTDVEDVRNEVEATKRRERTVGQHEGVINDYYFRDSFDHSSSESQLLDASGKPHSRSVTPVPKMQKLQNAKEFHQQQQQQLQQTGRRSKSRHKSLRITRLFIPAFMLTITVLFTVIVLVFETDTTLFNNLRKTPEMVALKNQYYVPIKEFLRTKLGLF, from the exons CCTCAGCACAAAGGAAGGTATATTCTGGAATATGTATGCAAGCAACTCAATATCTTGGAAACGGATTATTTTGGGCTTCGATATGTGGATCATTGTAGGCAAAGG CATTGGTTAGATCTGGCAAAAACAGCGATTAAGCAAGTAAAAG ACATGGACCCGATTCTGTTTAGTTTTCGCGTGAAATTTTATCCACCGGATCCTCTGAGGCTGAAGGAAGAAATAACTAGGTATCAAGTTTACCAGCAGCTTAAGAGGGACCTTCTTCATGGACGACTATATTGCAGTCCAGGTGAAGCAGCGCTGCTGGCGGCGTGCATCGTGCAAA gcgAATTAGGGGATTATGATCCTAAACTTCACGAAGGAAACTACATTTCCGAGCATAAATTATTGCTTAAACAGACGGAAGCTATTGAAGAAAAGGCTATGAAACTGCATCAAACAGAATTGAAGGGATTCACTCCACAGCAAGCAGAAACTCATTTCCTTAGGTTAGCATCACAGTTGGATACATATGCTGTTGATCCACACCCCGTAAAG GACCAAAAAGGTGCACAACTATATCTTGGTATTAATCATTGTGGAATTCTGACATTCCAAGGATCTCGTAAAACACATCATTTCCGCTGGCCGGAGGTTCAGAAAATCAACTACGAAGGGAAAATGTTTATTGTACATTTAACAATAAGTgag AAAAAGCACACAGTTGGGTTTAAGTGTCCCACGGGATCGAACTGCCGCCACGTTTGGAGATGCGCCATCGAgcaaatgttatttttcac attacCTAGGGCATCGGATGCACCGGTTGTAAGCGGTGGATCCATTTTCTCCTGgggtacaaaatttaaatatactggTAGAACAGAAAAAGAGGTATTAGAAGAAACGGGTCCACTTCGGAAAGAAGAACCACCTATACAGCGATGTCAAACTACGTGTCTTAGAAGAAAAGCTAGTAGTGTGCCAGCAACCCCTAGTACTCCTAGTCAAGATCTTGTTGAAATAA gaTATTCCAGTTTGCCACGTAGCTGTCATAGCGCAGGTTTAGACGGTGCGGGAATGTCAGAAGGTAGTACTGGCGTTCCATTCAGTTCGCCTTACTGTCCAGATAATACTTTGCCACTGCTAGAACCTGTTTCGGAGGACCAAGAAATTCATAGCAGAAGAAACAATG CAGTAGACGAAAATGATACGCATGTGAGAGCCACCCACAAcaccaccactaccaccacTACCACTACCACCATCACTTTCAACACCACCACAAATCGTACGAAAGTTAGAATGAAATGTCCCAAGAACACGCTGAACCGACCTCAACCGTTGTACAGTCAAAAAATAGTGATAGGCTCGGAGGAATTAGTCGGGCGTGACATCGATAACGTCGTCAGGCAACGTATAAATACCTTCGAAAAGAGTCCGAAGGTTGTCAGATCGACCGCCTTGATAATAAAGAGTTCTAAAATATCGGCGGAGTCATTGAAAGCTGGTAAAGAGATCGCGAACGAGACTTACGTATTCCCGACACCCGATTCGGGAACGATTATCACAACAGTGATAGATGACGGTCCGTTCGATTCTAACACCGTCGGTAAGATCTTGCGCAGGTCCAACGAGCAGGTAAGCATGCTCGTTCGTCAGGAGAATGAGGTTGAATGTCGCGGCATCGGAACCATGACGAAAACGGCAAACGGTTACATTGCATCGGAAACAACTGACGTCGAAGACGTTAGAAACGAAGTCGAAGCCACGAAACGACGGGAAAGGACAG tCGGTCAGCATGAAGGTGTAATTAACGACTATTACTTTAGAGATTCTTTTGATCATTCGTCATCGGAAAGTCAGTTATTGGATGCATCTGGAAAACCGCACAGTCGTTCGGTGACGCCTGTACCGAAAATGCAAAAACTTCAAAACGCAAAAGAATTTcatcaacaacaacaacaacaattgcAGCAAACTGGTCGACGTTCAAAATCAAGGCATAAGAGTCTTCGAATCACGAGGCTTTTCATTCCAGCTTTCATGCTCACGATCACAGTTTTGTTCACTGTGATCGTTTTGGTATTTGAAACAGACACAacgctttttaataatttgcgtAAGACGCCAGAAATGGTGGCCTTAAAGAACCAATATTATGTCCCCATCAAGGAGTTCTTGAGGACAAAGCTCGGCCTATTTTGA
- the LOC107999599 gene encoding FERM domain-containing protein 5 isoform X2: MLKFGSKSDVTVVHRATIRLLDDAEIIHCDFQPQHKGRYILEYVCKQLNILETDYFGLRYVDHCRQRHWLDLAKTAIKQVKDMDPILFSFRVKFYPPDPLRLKEEITRYQVYQQLKRDLLHGRLYCSPGEAALLAACIVQSELGDYDPKLHEGNYISEHKLLLKQTEAIEEKAMKLHQTELKGFTPQQAETHFLRLASQLDTYAVDPHPVKDQKGAQLYLGINHCGILTFQGSRKTHHFRWPEVQKINYEGKMFIVHLTISEDVRTKKKHTVGFKCPTGSNCRHVWRCAIEQMLFFTLPRASDAPVVSGGSIFSWGTKFKYTGRTEKEVLEETGPLRKEEPPIQRCQTTCLRRKASSVPATPSTPSQDLVEIRYSSLPRSCHSAGLDGAGMSEGSTGVPFSSPYCPDNTLPLLEPVSEDQEIHSRRNNVDENDTHVRATHNTTTTTTTTTTITFNTTTNRTKVRMKCPKNTLNRPQPLYSQKIVIGSEELVGRDIDNVVRQRINTFEKSPKVVRSTALIIKSSKISAESLKAGKEIANETYVFPTPDSGTIITTVIDDGPFDSNTVGKILRRSNEQVSMLVRQENEVECRGIGTMTKTANGYIASETTDVEDVRNEVEATKRRERTVGQHEGVINDYYFRDSFDHSSSESQLLDASGKPHSRSVTPVPKMQKLQNAKEFHQQQQQQLQQTGRRSKSRHKSLRITRLFIPAFMLTITVLFTVIVLVFETDTTLFNNLRKTPEMVALKNQYYVPIKEFLRTKLGLF, from the exons CCTCAGCACAAAGGAAGGTATATTCTGGAATATGTATGCAAGCAACTCAATATCTTGGAAACGGATTATTTTGGGCTTCGATATGTGGATCATTGTAGGCAAAGG CATTGGTTAGATCTGGCAAAAACAGCGATTAAGCAAGTAAAAG ACATGGACCCGATTCTGTTTAGTTTTCGCGTGAAATTTTATCCACCGGATCCTCTGAGGCTGAAGGAAGAAATAACTAGGTATCAAGTTTACCAGCAGCTTAAGAGGGACCTTCTTCATGGACGACTATATTGCAGTCCAGGTGAAGCAGCGCTGCTGGCGGCGTGCATCGTGCAAA gcgAATTAGGGGATTATGATCCTAAACTTCACGAAGGAAACTACATTTCCGAGCATAAATTATTGCTTAAACAGACGGAAGCTATTGAAGAAAAGGCTATGAAACTGCATCAAACAGAATTGAAGGGATTCACTCCACAGCAAGCAGAAACTCATTTCCTTAGGTTAGCATCACAGTTGGATACATATGCTGTTGATCCACACCCCGTAAAG GACCAAAAAGGTGCACAACTATATCTTGGTATTAATCATTGTGGAATTCTGACATTCCAAGGATCTCGTAAAACACATCATTTCCGCTGGCCGGAGGTTCAGAAAATCAACTACGAAGGGAAAATGTTTATTGTACATTTAACAATAAGTgag GACGTAAGAACGAAG AAAAAGCACACAGTTGGGTTTAAGTGTCCCACGGGATCGAACTGCCGCCACGTTTGGAGATGCGCCATCGAgcaaatgttatttttcac attacCTAGGGCATCGGATGCACCGGTTGTAAGCGGTGGATCCATTTTCTCCTGgggtacaaaatttaaatatactggTAGAACAGAAAAAGAGGTATTAGAAGAAACGGGTCCACTTCGGAAAGAAGAACCACCTATACAGCGATGTCAAACTACGTGTCTTAGAAGAAAAGCTAGTAGTGTGCCAGCAACCCCTAGTACTCCTAGTCAAGATCTTGTTGAAATAA gaTATTCCAGTTTGCCACGTAGCTGTCATAGCGCAGGTTTAGACGGTGCGGGAATGTCAGAAGGTAGTACTGGCGTTCCATTCAGTTCGCCTTACTGTCCAGATAATACTTTGCCACTGCTAGAACCTGTTTCGGAGGACCAAGAAATTCATAGCAGAAGAAACAATG TAGACGAAAATGATACGCATGTGAGAGCCACCCACAAcaccaccactaccaccacTACCACTACCACCATCACTTTCAACACCACCACAAATCGTACGAAAGTTAGAATGAAATGTCCCAAGAACACGCTGAACCGACCTCAACCGTTGTACAGTCAAAAAATAGTGATAGGCTCGGAGGAATTAGTCGGGCGTGACATCGATAACGTCGTCAGGCAACGTATAAATACCTTCGAAAAGAGTCCGAAGGTTGTCAGATCGACCGCCTTGATAATAAAGAGTTCTAAAATATCGGCGGAGTCATTGAAAGCTGGTAAAGAGATCGCGAACGAGACTTACGTATTCCCGACACCCGATTCGGGAACGATTATCACAACAGTGATAGATGACGGTCCGTTCGATTCTAACACCGTCGGTAAGATCTTGCGCAGGTCCAACGAGCAGGTAAGCATGCTCGTTCGTCAGGAGAATGAGGTTGAATGTCGCGGCATCGGAACCATGACGAAAACGGCAAACGGTTACATTGCATCGGAAACAACTGACGTCGAAGACGTTAGAAACGAAGTCGAAGCCACGAAACGACGGGAAAGGACAG tCGGTCAGCATGAAGGTGTAATTAACGACTATTACTTTAGAGATTCTTTTGATCATTCGTCATCGGAAAGTCAGTTATTGGATGCATCTGGAAAACCGCACAGTCGTTCGGTGACGCCTGTACCGAAAATGCAAAAACTTCAAAACGCAAAAGAATTTcatcaacaacaacaacaacaattgcAGCAAACTGGTCGACGTTCAAAATCAAGGCATAAGAGTCTTCGAATCACGAGGCTTTTCATTCCAGCTTTCATGCTCACGATCACAGTTTTGTTCACTGTGATCGTTTTGGTATTTGAAACAGACACAacgctttttaataatttgcgtAAGACGCCAGAAATGGTGGCCTTAAAGAACCAATATTATGTCCCCATCAAGGAGTTCTTGAGGACAAAGCTCGGCCTATTTTGA